One window of Cygnus atratus isolate AKBS03 ecotype Queensland, Australia chromosome 29, CAtr_DNAZoo_HiC_assembly, whole genome shotgun sequence genomic DNA carries:
- the LOC118261006 gene encoding tubulin alpha-1A chain: protein MRECISIHVGQAGVQIGNACWELYCLEHGIQPDGQMPSDKTIGGGDDSFNTFFSETGAGKHVPRAVFVDLEPTVIDEVRTGTYRQLFHPEQLITGKEDAANNYARGHYTIGKEIIDLVLDRIRKLADQCTGLQGFLVFHSFGGGTGSGFTSLLMERLSVDYGKKSKLEFSIYPAPQVSTAVVEPYNSILTTHTTLEHSDCAFMVDNEAIYDICRRNLDIERPTYTNLNRLIGQIVSSITASLRFDGALNVDLTEFQTNLVPYPRIHFPLATYAPVISAEKAYHEQLSVAEITNACFEPANQMVKCDPRHGKYMACCLLYRGDVVPKDVNAAIATIKTKRTIQFVDWCPTGFKVGINYQPPTVVPGGDLAKVQRAVCMLSNTTAIAEAWARLDHKFDLMYAKRAFVHWYVGEGMEEGEFSEAREDMAALEKDYEEVGVDSVEGEGEEEGEEY from the exons ATG CGCGAGTGCATCTCCATCCACGTGGGCCAAGCGGGCGTGCAGATTGGCAAtgcctgctgggagctgtaCTGCCTGGAGCACGGCATCCAGCCCGACGGGCAGATGCCCAGCGACAAGACCATCGGCGGGGGGGACGACTCCTTCAACACCTTCTTCAGCGAGACGGGGGCTGGCAAGCACGTGCCCCGGGCTGTCTTCGTGGACCTAGAGCCCACGGTGATCG ACGAGGTGCGCACGGGGACGTACCGGCAGCTCTTCCACCCCGAGCAGCTGATCACAGGCAAGGAGGATGCGGCCAACAACTACGCGCGGGGGCACTACACCATCGGCAAGGAGATCATCGACCTGGTGCTCGACCGCATCCGCAAGCTG GCTGACCAGTGCACAGGGTTGCAGGGCTTCCTGGTCTTCCACAGCTTTGGGGGCGGCACCGGCTCCGGCTTCACCTCCCTGCTCATGGAACGCCTCTCAGTCGACTATGGCAAGAAGTCCAAGCTGGAGTTCTCCATCTACCCAGCCCCGCAGGTCTCCACGGCCGTGGTGGAGCCCTACAACTCCATCCTCACCACCCACACCACGCTGGAGCACTCCGACTGCGCCTTCATGGTGGACAACGAGGCCATCTACGACATCTGCCGCAGGAACCTGGACATCGAGAGGCCCACCTACACCAACCTCAACAGGTTGATAGGCCAGATCGTGTCCTCCATCACTGCCTCCCTGCGCTTTGACGGGGCCCTGAATGTTGACCTGACCGAGTTCCAGACCAACCTGGTGCCGTACCCCCGCATCCACTTCCCCCTGGCCACCTATGCCCCTGTCATCTCCGCCGAGAAGGCTTACCACGAGCAGCTCTCGGTGGCCGAGATCACCAACGCCTGCTTCGAGCCAGCCAACCAGATGGTGAAGTGCGACCCGCGGCACGGCAAGTACATGGCGTGCTGCCTGCTGTACCGCGGGGACGTGGTGCCCAAGGACGTCAATGCCGCCATCGCCACCATCAAGACCAAGCGCACCATCCAGTTTGTGGACTGGTGCCCGACTGGTTTCAAGGTGGGCATCAACTACCAGCCTCCCACGGTGGTGCCCGGGGGGGACCTGGCCAAGGTGCAGCGCGCTGTCTGCATGCTGAGCAACACCACGGCCATCGCCGAGGCCTGGGCCCGCCTGGACCACAAGTTCGACCTGATGTATGCCAAGCGTGCCTTTGTGCACTGGTACGTGGGGGAGGGCATGGAGGAGGGGGAGTTCTCAGAAGCCAGGGAGGACATGGCTGCCCTGGAGAAGGATTACGAGGAGGTGGGGGTGGACTCagtggaaggggagggagaggaggaaggggaggagtaTTAA
- the LOC118260998 gene encoding tubulin alpha-1C chain-like, translated as MRIGAETYGTEIQIIFSVVKLPHLFLVQFEFREVPKRECISIHVGQAGVQIGNACWELYCLEHGIQPDGQMPSDKTIGGGDDSFNTFFSETGAGKHVPRAVFVDLEPTVIDEVRTGTYRQLFHPEQLITGKEDAANNYARGHYTIGKEIIDTVRDRIRKLAEQCTGLQGFLVFHSFGGGTGSGFTSLLMERLSVDYGKKSKLEFSIYPAPQVSTAVVEPYNSILTTHTTLEHSDCAFMVDNEAIYDICRRNLDIERPTYTNLNRLIGQIVSSITASLRFDGALNVDLTEFQTNLVPYPRIHFPLATYAPVISAEKAYHEQLSVAEITNACFEPANQMVKCDPRHGKYMACCLLYRGDVVPKDVNAAIATIKTKRTIQFVDWCPTGFKVGINYQPPTVVPGGDLAKVQRAVCMLSNTTAIAEAWARLDHKFDLMYAKRAFVHWYVGEGMEEGEFSEAREDMAALEKDYEEVGADSVEGEEEGEY; from the exons ATGCGAATAGGGGCGGAAACCTATG GTACAGAAATCCAAATAATATTTAGTGTGGTGAAACTCCCACATCTTTTCTTGGTGCAGTTTGAATTCAGAGAAGTGCCAAAG CGCGAGTGCATCTCCATCCACGTGGGCCAAGCGGGCGTGCAGATCGGCAAtgcctgctgggagctgtaCTGCCTGGAGCACGGCATCCAGCCCGACGGGCAGATGCCCAGCGACAAGACCATTGGCGGGGGGGACGACTCCTTCAACACCTTCTTCAGCGAGACGGGGGCCGGCAAGCACGTGCCCCGGGCCGTCTTCGTGGACCTGGAGCCCACGGTGATCG ACGAGGTGCGCACGGGGACGTACCGGCAGCTCTTCCACCCCGAGCAGCTGATCACGGGCAAGGAGGATGCGGCCAACAACTACGCGCGGGGGCACTACACCATCGGCAAGGAGATCATCGACACAGTGCGCGACCGCATCCgcaagctg GCTGAGCAGTGCACGGGGCTGCAGGGCTTCCTGGTCTTCCACAGCTTCGGGGGCGGCACCGGCTCTGGCTTCACCTCCCTGCTCATGGAGCGCCTCTCGGTCGACTATGGCAAGAAGTCCAAGCTGGAGTTCTCCATCTACCCGGCCCCGCAGGTCTCCACGGCCGTGGTGGAGCCCTACAACTCCATCCTCACCACCCACACCACGCTGGAGCACTCCGACTGCGCCTTCATGGTGGACAACGAGGCCATCTATGACATCTGCCGCAGGAACCTGGACATCGAGAGGCCCACCTACACCAACCTCAACAGGTTGATAGGCCAGATCGTGTCCTCCATCACTGCCTCCCTGCGCTTTGACGGGGCCCTGAATGTTGACCTGACCGAGTTCCAGACCAACCTGGTGCCATACCCCCGCATCCACTTCCCCCTGGCCACCTATGCCCCTGTCATCTCCGCCGAGAAGGCTTACCACGAGCAGCTCTCGGTGGCCGAGATCACCAACGCCTGCTTCGAGCCGGCCAACCAGATGGTGAAGTGCGACCCACGGCACGGCAAGTACATGGCGTGCTGCCTGCTGTACCGCGGGGACGTGGTGCCCAAGGACGTCAATGCCGCCATCGCCACCATCAAGACCAAGCGCACCATCCAGTTTGTGGACTGGTGCCCGACTGGTTTCAAGGTGGGCATCAACTACCAGCCTCCCACGGTGGTGCCCGGGGGGGACCTGGCCAAGGTGCAGCGCGCTGTCTGCATGCTGAGCAACACCACGGCCATCGCCGAGGCCTGGGCCCGCCTGGACCACAAGTTCGACCTGATGTACGCCAAGCGTGCCTTTGTGCACTGGTACGTGGGCGAGGGCATGGAGGAGGGGGAGTTCTCAGAAGCCAGGGAGGACATGGCTGCCCTGGAGAAGGATTACGAGGAGGTGGGGGCTGACAGCGTGGAGGGcgaggaggagggggagtaCTAG
- the PRPH gene encoding peripherin, with translation MDRGGRAPPAPRRVPGAQPAPVSAAPGRLAEAAAARGAERAELAALNDRFAAFLERVRALERQNGALRSALGRAAAAAAPRAAGLVQGELRGLRERLQRLGRDRDRLQAERDGLAAELRGLRQRLEDEMQKREDAEKSLVLFRKDVDDATLSRLELERKIELLMDEIGFLKKLHEEELRDLEVSAQSQQAEVQVELRQPDLTAALRDIRTQYESIAVKNLQEAEEWYKSKFADLSDAANRNHEALRLARQEMNESRRQIQSLTCEVDGLKGMNEALQRQMREMEDEFGVEIGSYQDVVGRLEQEIQHMKEEMARHLREYQDLLNIKMALDIEIATYRKLLEGEESRATFPPHPAASFSTRSSVLELEPVPSPVRRMLLIKTIEMRDGQQVVTESHKERAEPK, from the exons ATGGACCGCGGcggccgcgccccccccgcgccccgccgcgtCCCCGGGGCTCAGCCGGCCCCGGTCTCCGCCGCTCCCGGGCGCttggcggaggcggcggcggcgcggggagcggagcgggcgGAGCTGGCGGCGCTCAACGATCGCTTCGCAGCGTTCCTGGAGCGGGTGCGGGCGCTGGAGCGGCAGAACGGGGCCCTGCGCTCCGCCCtgggccgcgccgccgccgccgccgccccccgcgccgCGGGGCTGGTGCAGGGCGAGCtccgggggctgcgggagcggcTGCAGCGCCTCGGCCGCGACCGCGATCGCCTCCAGGCCGAGCGCGACGGGCTGGCCGCCGAGCTGCGGGGGCTGCGGCAGCG GCTGGAGGATGAGATGCAGAAGCGGGAGGATGCGGAGAAGAGCCTCGTGCTGTTCCGCAAG GACGTAGATGACGCCACGCTGTCCCGCCTGGAGCTGGAGCGCAAAATTGAGCTGCTGATGGATGAGATCGGTTTCCTGAAGAAGCTGCACGAGGAG gagctgcgggACCTGGAGGTGAGCGcgcagagccagcaggcagagGTGCAGGTGGAGCTCCGCCAGCCGGACCTGACAGCCGCGCTGCGCGACATCCGCACCCAGTATGAGAGCATCGCCGTGAAGAACCTGCAGGAAGCCGAGGAGTGGTACAAGTCAAAG TTCGCCGATCTCTCAGACGCGGCCAACCGCAACCACGAGGCGCTGCGGCTGGCGAGGCAGGAGATGAACGAGTCCCGGCGGCAGATCCAGAGCCTCACCTGCGAGGTGGACGGGCTGAAGGGCATG AACGAGGCGCTGCAGCGGCAGATGCGGGAGATGGAGGACGAGTTTGGGGTGGAGATCGGAAGCTACCAGGACGTGGTGGGGCGGCTGGAGCAGGAGATCCAGCACATGAAGGAGGAGATGGCGCGGCACCTGCGCGAGTACCAGGACCTGCTCAACATCAAGATGGCCCTGGACATCGAGATCGCCACGTACCGCAAGCTGCTGGAGGGCGAGGAGAGCCG ggccaCCTTCCCCCCGCACCCCGCTGCCTCCTTCAGCACCAGAAGCTCAG TGCTTGAGCTGGAACCGGTGCCGAGCCCCGTGCGGAGGATGCTGCTCATCAAAACCATCGAGATGAGGGATGGGCAG CAGGTGGTAACGGAGTCACACAAGGAGCGAGCGGAGCCCAAGTGA